Proteins encoded within one genomic window of Bacteroides sedimenti:
- a CDS encoding class I SAM-dependent methyltransferase has translation METKKKRQMVCPVQMAGLLDNRLRRLIQNPKKLLEPYIQDGMTILDVGCGPGFFSIEMAKMLTHTGKVIAADLQEGMLDIVKRKILGTELEARIELHKCAEDKIGISEKVDFVIAFYMVHEVSNQESLFRELKSILKPNGKIYIIEPKFHVSKNSFEKMKDKTTELGFQIAETPKFVFSRAVVLTIN, from the coding sequence ATGGAAACAAAAAAGAAAAGACAAATGGTCTGCCCGGTTCAGATGGCCGGATTACTGGACAACAGACTAAGGAGGTTGATACAAAACCCGAAAAAGTTGTTGGAGCCATACATTCAGGACGGAATGACAATTCTGGACGTAGGATGCGGACCTGGTTTCTTTTCTATTGAAATGGCTAAAATGCTTACTCATACGGGGAAAGTGATTGCTGCAGATTTACAGGAAGGAATGCTTGATATTGTAAAAAGGAAGATTTTGGGAACAGAGTTGGAAGCCAGAATTGAGCTCCATAAATGTGCAGAGGATAAGATAGGCATCTCCGAAAAAGTAGATTTCGTTATTGCGTTTTATATGGTCCATGAAGTCTCAAACCAGGAAAGTCTGTTTAGGGAGCTAAAATCCATTTTAAAGCCGAACGGAAAAATCTACATCATTGAACCAAAGTTCCACGTATCTAAAAACTCATTTGAAAAAATGAAGGATAAAACAACAGAACTGGGGTTTCAAATCGCTGAGACACCGAAGTTTGTTTTTAGCCGGGCTGTTGTATTAACGATAAATTAG
- a CDS encoding Crp/Fnr family transcriptional regulator — protein MMDLFNEITEFKTSIAIRKKLVEYSVVKTFKEGEDILREGSYIHGIPIIATGSVRVMRTNDDGREILLYYLKTGESCVMSILGGLHNDTSKVKAVAEEDTEIFFIPNDKLASLIKEFPQFLDYIFRLYHKRFEESLDIINEIAFKKMDERLLALLEKKREIYHDQTINITHEQLANELGTARVVISRLLKQLEEYGVVSLGRNKITIIKPLKDFHI, from the coding sequence ATGATGGACCTGTTTAATGAGATAACTGAGTTTAAAACCTCAATCGCGATTCGGAAGAAATTGGTGGAGTATAGTGTGGTTAAGACCTTTAAAGAGGGTGAAGACATTCTCCGGGAAGGATCGTATATCCATGGAATTCCCATCATTGCGACTGGAAGTGTGAGGGTTATGCGTACCAATGACGATGGAAGGGAGATTCTGCTTTACTATCTGAAGACCGGAGAAAGCTGTGTAATGTCTATTCTGGGTGGACTGCATAATGACACCAGTAAGGTAAAGGCTGTTGCAGAAGAGGATACTGAGATATTTTTTATTCCGAATGATAAACTGGCCTCATTGATAAAAGAGTTTCCACAATTTCTCGATTATATTTTCAGACTCTATCACAAGCGATTTGAGGAATCATTGGACATCATTAATGAGATTGCTTTCAAGAAAATGGATGAGCGTTTATTGGCTCTTTTGGAAAAGAAGAGAGAGATTTATCATGATCAGACTATCAATATTACTCATGAACAGCTTGCCAATGAACTTGGAACCGCACGAGTAGTAATTTCACGCTTATTAAAGCAGCTTGAGGAGTATGGCGTTGTCAGTCTGGGGCGTAATAAAATAACAATTATAAAGCCACTTAAAGATTTTCACATTTAA
- a CDS encoding efflux RND transporter permease subunit, protein MKEGFAGRLAKVFIRSKLSVLLMIAFLLLGAFSIYLIPREEDPQIEAPMADIMVAYPGAAPSEVENRVSVPLEKLLSNVKGVEYVYSTSMNGQAMVSVQFYVGQDMERSLVKLYTEIMKHMDEMPQGVSMPLIKTRAIDDVPVMALTLWSEHYGDYSLRQMAEVISTELKKVPDVAAITILGGRSKEIKVVLDKDKMTGNHLDMAGISKFIQGSNMQLTAGNILSGDSVISVQAGSFLKTAADVANLVVGVNEGMPVYLRQIAQVEEGPGTAAQYVSYGEKSDFPAVTIAIAKKSGVDAKKLAGKIQEKVEHLKKELIPSDVKVTTTRDYGKSASDKVSELLLHLFVAILAVTLFVMLAMGWRGGLVIFLSVPVTFALTLFSYYFLDYTLNRITLFALVFVTGIVVDDSIIIAENMHRHFKMRRLPFTQAAIYAISEVGNPTILATFTVIAAVLPMAFVSGLMGPYMSPMPIGASIAMIFSLLIALTLTPYLGYIFLRTKEEKTQKGEQEVDMEKSKVYRIYKSIIYPLLESRKKRWAFMLSTVLLLLVSISLFFTKSVPVKMLPFDNKNEFQVIIDMPEGTSLERTAAAAREIAAHIAANHKEVINYQTYAGVSGPINFNGLARHYDLRRGENVADIQVNLSDKGERKLQSHDIAKAVRTDIQQLAMKYNANVKVVEVPPGPPVLSTLVAEIYGPDYNEQMKIARQVRSLLNKTSGVVDVDWMVEDDQKEYVFDVDKEKAMLRGVAPAQVIAAVYSAVSGEIVGVAHQENSTVPVPVKLQLRDAYKNDISNLRNLTVVNQRGESVPVGDLVKISEKNKEKSIYRKNQKRVVYVVGDMAGKLESPVYAMSDVSTHLKEIKLPAGYRLQENYNSQPKFEDEFTLKWDGEWQITYEVFRDLGIAFLVAVIIIYLLIIGWFQNFTVPLIMLTVIPLSLIGIVLGHWMMGTFFSATSMIGFIALAGVMVRNSILLIDFINIRLKDGIPLKQAILESGAVRSIPILLTAGTVVLGAIVILFDPLFQGLAISLMGGTVTATLLTLVVVPLLYFKLMRNKFK, encoded by the coding sequence ATGAAAGAAGGTTTTGCCGGCAGATTGGCGAAAGTATTTATTCGCTCAAAGCTATCTGTACTATTGATGATTGCTTTCTTGCTCCTCGGAGCATTCAGCATCTATTTAATACCACGTGAGGAAGACCCACAGATTGAGGCTCCTATGGCAGATATCATGGTGGCTTATCCCGGGGCTGCACCATCCGAGGTAGAGAATCGGGTATCAGTTCCCTTAGAAAAGTTGCTTTCGAATGTAAAAGGGGTGGAGTATGTATATTCCACCTCCATGAACGGACAAGCAATGGTTTCCGTTCAATTCTACGTAGGGCAGGACATGGAGCGTTCTTTGGTAAAGCTTTACACAGAGATAATGAAGCACATGGATGAGATGCCGCAAGGGGTTTCAATGCCGTTAATCAAGACAAGGGCTATTGATGATGTGCCTGTGATGGCTCTCACGTTATGGAGCGAACATTATGGAGACTATTCCTTGCGTCAGATGGCCGAGGTAATTTCGACCGAGTTGAAGAAAGTGCCGGATGTAGCCGCCATTACAATACTCGGTGGCCGAAGCAAAGAGATAAAGGTGGTTCTTGATAAGGACAAAATGACCGGAAATCATCTCGATATGGCTGGCATTTCGAAGTTCATTCAAGGTAGCAACATGCAGCTGACTGCAGGAAATATCCTGAGCGGAGATTCTGTTATCTCGGTACAGGCAGGTAGTTTTCTGAAAACTGCTGCTGATGTGGCCAATCTAGTGGTGGGAGTGAATGAGGGTATGCCGGTATACTTGCGGCAGATTGCGCAGGTGGAAGAGGGACCGGGCACAGCTGCTCAATATGTTTCTTACGGTGAGAAAAGTGATTTTCCTGCGGTGACTATAGCCATTGCCAAGAAAAGCGGTGTTGATGCCAAAAAGCTTGCCGGAAAGATTCAGGAAAAGGTGGAGCACTTAAAGAAGGAGTTGATTCCCTCGGATGTGAAGGTGACAACAACCAGGGATTATGGAAAGAGTGCCTCCGATAAGGTGTCTGAGCTTTTGCTCCATTTGTTTGTCGCTATTCTGGCCGTGACTTTGTTTGTCATGCTGGCTATGGGATGGAGAGGTGGACTGGTTATTTTCCTTTCGGTTCCGGTTACTTTCGCGCTAACCCTTTTTTCCTATTATTTTCTGGATTATACGCTTAACCGAATAACGCTTTTTGCGCTGGTCTTTGTTACGGGTATTGTTGTAGACGATTCTATTATTATTGCCGAAAACATGCATCGTCACTTTAAGATGAGACGTCTGCCTTTCACCCAGGCGGCAATCTATGCAATCAGTGAGGTGGGCAATCCAACTATTCTGGCCACTTTTACAGTTATCGCAGCAGTATTGCCCATGGCATTTGTTTCTGGACTGATGGGACCTTACATGAGCCCAATGCCTATTGGAGCGTCCATCGCTATGATTTTCTCATTATTGATAGCACTGACGTTGACTCCATATCTGGGTTATATATTTCTACGGACAAAGGAAGAAAAAACTCAAAAAGGAGAGCAGGAAGTCGACATGGAAAAGAGCAAAGTGTATAGAATCTATAAAAGTATCATCTATCCTTTGCTTGAATCAAGAAAGAAACGTTGGGCATTCATGCTTTCAACAGTTCTCCTTTTGCTTGTATCCATCTCCTTGTTCTTCACGAAATCTGTTCCGGTAAAGATGTTGCCTTTTGATAATAAGAACGAGTTTCAGGTAATAATTGATATGCCCGAGGGGACAAGTCTTGAAAGAACAGCAGCAGCAGCTAGAGAAATAGCAGCCCACATTGCAGCAAATCATAAGGAGGTGATAAACTATCAAACGTATGCAGGAGTATCCGGCCCCATCAACTTCAATGGTCTGGCCCGGCATTACGATTTGCGCAGAGGTGAGAATGTGGCTGATATTCAGGTCAATCTTTCGGATAAAGGAGAACGAAAACTTCAAAGTCATGATATAGCAAAGGCTGTCAGAACCGATATTCAACAATTGGCCATGAAATACAATGCTAATGTCAAGGTGGTGGAAGTGCCCCCCGGACCTCCGGTACTTTCAACATTGGTAGCTGAAATCTATGGCCCTGATTATAATGAACAGATGAAAATTGCCCGTCAGGTAAGAAGCTTATTAAATAAGACTTCTGGAGTAGTAGACGTTGACTGGATGGTTGAAGATGATCAAAAAGAGTATGTTTTTGATGTGGATAAAGAAAAGGCAATGCTCCGTGGAGTTGCACCGGCGCAGGTAATAGCAGCAGTTTATTCGGCAGTATCCGGTGAAATTGTAGGAGTAGCACATCAAGAGAACTCAACTGTGCCGGTTCCTGTAAAACTTCAACTTCGGGATGCTTATAAAAACGATATCAGTAATTTACGTAACCTGACAGTCGTAAATCAACGCGGAGAGAGTGTTCCTGTAGGCGACTTGGTAAAGATCTCTGAAAAGAATAAAGAGAAGAGTATTTACCGAAAGAATCAGAAGCGAGTGGTATATGTTGTTGGCGATATGGCTGGCAAGCTGGAGAGTCCAGTCTATGCCATGAGTGATGTCTCGACTCATCTTAAAGAGATAAAGCTACCGGCAGGTTACCGTTTGCAAGAAAATTATAATAGTCAGCCAAAGTTTGAAGATGAATTTACCCTTAAATGGGATGGCGAGTGGCAGATAACTTATGAAGTGTTCCGCGATTTGGGGATTGCTTTCCTGGTAGCGGTTATTATTATCTATCTGCTTATTATCGGATGGTTCCAGAACTTTACAGTCCCGCTTATTATGCTGACGGTGATTCCGCTTTCACTCATAGGAATTGTGCTGGGACACTGGATGATGGGCACTTTTTTCAGTGCTACTTCCATGATTGGATTCATTGCTCTGGCTGGTGTAATGGTGCGTAACTCCATCCTGCTGATAGACTTTATAAATATTCGCCTTAAGGATGGTATTCCTTTGAAACAAGCTATTCTGGAATCGGGAGCAGTAAGAAGTATTCCAATTTTGCTTACGGCAGGTACTGTCGTTCTGGGAGCTATCGTTATCCTTTTCGATCCGTTGTTTCAGGGACTGGCAATCTCATTAATGGGAGGTACTGTTACTGCAACACTTCTTACCCTTGTGGTAGTTCCATTGCTCTATTTCAAATTAATGCGTAACAAATTTAAATGA
- a CDS encoding efflux RND transporter periplasmic adaptor subunit — translation MKSIRYISVSILSLAIVGGIFQACSSSENENKKKEEVVSVETALPSSSNESGIVASGQIESGQTAVISTRIMGGISRMYVKAGDRVVKGQLLVTISNADILAQRAQADAAIAEAKAAVAVSSKDVERFKQLYQQQSASAKELENITLQHQSISSKLESAIQMKNQVNAQLAYTRITAPFSGVITKKFADEGSMANPGMPLLALEQAGNFQAVVSVPESDIANIRQGAVVNLTVKSLGVTFSGTISEISPSSQFSGGQYGVKIAITDNMPSGIKAGMYVNVLIPGERVTQDKAARVSVPTTALVTKEQLTGVYVVSSDKRALLRWIRLGKQMGDRVEVLSGLAPDERFVLNAHGRIYNGCKVNESK, via the coding sequence ATGAAATCAATTAGATATATATCTGTGTCAATCCTTTCTCTTGCAATAGTTGGAGGAATATTTCAGGCTTGTTCTTCCTCAGAAAACGAGAATAAAAAGAAAGAAGAGGTTGTTTCGGTTGAAACAGCATTGCCATCTTCTTCAAATGAATCGGGTATAGTGGCCAGCGGACAGATTGAATCGGGTCAGACAGCCGTAATCAGTACCCGGATTATGGGTGGAATAAGCAGGATGTATGTGAAAGCCGGCGATAGAGTTGTGAAAGGACAGCTTCTGGTCACAATTTCAAATGCAGATATACTGGCTCAAAGGGCACAGGCCGATGCGGCAATTGCCGAAGCTAAAGCGGCAGTTGCTGTATCTTCTAAGGATGTAGAGCGATTCAAGCAACTGTATCAGCAACAAAGTGCCTCGGCAAAAGAGCTTGAGAATATTACATTGCAGCACCAATCAATCAGCTCTAAGCTGGAGTCGGCAATTCAAATGAAAAATCAGGTAAATGCACAGTTAGCCTATACCCGCATAACCGCTCCTTTTTCAGGGGTGATTACAAAGAAATTCGCAGACGAAGGAAGCATGGCCAATCCTGGAATGCCTCTTTTAGCTCTGGAACAGGCTGGTAACTTTCAAGCGGTAGTCTCGGTTCCGGAATCAGATATAGCAAATATCCGCCAAGGAGCCGTGGTTAATCTCACGGTGAAGTCTCTGGGCGTTACTTTCTCGGGAACAATTTCGGAGATAAGTCCCTCTTCTCAGTTCTCAGGAGGACAATACGGAGTGAAAATAGCAATAACAGATAATATGCCATCGGGAATCAAGGCGGGTATGTATGTCAATGTTTTGATACCGGGAGAGCGTGTGACACAAGATAAAGCAGCAAGAGTGAGCGTGCCGACTACAGCACTTGTAACAAAAGAACAACTCACAGGGGTTTATGTGGTAAGCAGCGACAAAAGGGCATTGCTCCGCTGGATTAGGTTGGGCAAGCAGATGGGGGACCGGGTAGAAGTATTGTCCGGACTGGCGCCGGATGAGCGGTTTGTATTGAACGCTCACGGACGCATATATAATGGTTGCAAAGTGAATGAATCAAAATAA
- the dinB gene encoding DNA polymerase IV yields MKERKIIHIDMDAFYASVEQRDHPEWRGKPLVVGHDVERGVVSAASYEARQFGVRSAMSSVKAKRLCPELIFAPLRMNVYKSISAQIHSIFEEYTDLIEPLSLDEAFLDVTENKKGIELAVDIAKEIKKRIREELGLIASAGVSYNKFLAKVASDYRKPDGLCTIHPSEAQKFIDGLPIESFWGVGKVTAKKMHALGINNGAQLRMSTLEFLTLEFGKAGQLYYNFARGIDLRPVEPERERKSVGCESTFEHDLIIKSSIVIELYHVAKELIRRLEKSGFKGYTLTLKIKFNDFTQKSRSISKDYPLITLQEILPLAKELLSDVDLTNHPIRLLGLSVSNPWEETPFRKYRQLSFDFK; encoded by the coding sequence ATGAAGGAACGAAAAATTATCCATATTGACATGGATGCGTTTTATGCATCGGTGGAGCAACGAGACCATCCTGAATGGCGCGGCAAGCCCTTGGTTGTCGGGCACGATGTGGAGCGCGGCGTTGTTTCGGCTGCCAGCTACGAGGCAAGGCAGTTTGGAGTTCGTTCTGCCATGTCATCGGTCAAAGCCAAGCGATTGTGCCCCGAGCTGATCTTCGCTCCGCTCCGGATGAACGTTTATAAATCAATCTCGGCACAAATTCATTCCATCTTCGAAGAATATACAGATTTAATTGAGCCGTTATCACTCGATGAAGCTTTTCTTGACGTGACGGAGAACAAGAAAGGAATAGAACTGGCGGTAGATATTGCAAAGGAGATCAAGAAGCGAATTCGGGAGGAACTGGGATTAATCGCTTCGGCGGGAGTTTCGTATAATAAGTTCCTGGCAAAGGTTGCCTCTGATTACCGCAAACCCGACGGACTATGCACCATTCATCCCAGCGAGGCGCAAAAGTTCATTGATGGTCTTCCCATTGAATCTTTCTGGGGAGTGGGAAAGGTTACGGCAAAAAAGATGCATGCGCTAGGAATCAACAACGGAGCTCAGTTGCGCATGAGTACTCTGGAGTTCCTCACTTTGGAATTCGGAAAGGCCGGCCAACTTTACTATAATTTTGCACGTGGAATCGACCTTCGTCCCGTTGAACCGGAGAGGGAACGGAAATCAGTGGGGTGCGAAAGTACCTTCGAACACGACTTGATTATTAAAAGCTCCATCGTTATCGAACTGTATCACGTTGCCAAGGAGCTTATCCGCCGATTGGAAAAATCAGGGTTCAAAGGTTATACGCTGACGCTGAAGATAAAGTTCAACGATTTCACCCAGAAATCCCGAAGCATCAGCAAGGACTATCCGCTCATTACCCTACAGGAGATTCTTCCTCTTGCAAAAGAGTTGCTTAGTGATGTCGACCTGACCAATCATCCCATTCGCCTACTCGGCTTGAGCGTTTCTAACCCTTGGGAAGAGACTCCTTTCCGGAAATACCGCCAATTGTCTTTTGATTTTAAATAA
- a CDS encoding DedA family protein, whose protein sequence is MEYIQYIIDFALHIDKQLPMLVAEYGIWIYAILFILIFCETGLVITPFLPGDSLLFVAGTVAAIGTNNMDIHLLVLLLIIAAILGDASNYIIGRFFGEKLFSNPNSKIFKQSYLEKTHAFYEKHGGKTIILARFVPIVRTFAPFVAGMGHMSYRHFAHYNIVGGIIWVTLLTYLGYFLGTLEIVQNNIKFLIILIIFVSILPAIIEVVRNKRKSKTA, encoded by the coding sequence ATGGAATACATCCAATACATTATCGATTTCGCGCTTCACATAGACAAACAACTACCTATGCTTGTTGCTGAATACGGCATCTGGATTTACGCAATTTTATTTATCCTTATTTTCTGCGAAACAGGCTTGGTTATTACTCCATTTCTACCCGGAGATTCTTTATTGTTCGTTGCAGGAACTGTTGCCGCCATCGGAACAAATAACATGGATATTCATCTGTTGGTTTTATTACTTATTATAGCTGCCATATTGGGCGACGCTTCCAATTATATCATTGGGCGTTTCTTCGGGGAAAAGCTCTTCAGTAATCCGAATTCTAAAATTTTCAAGCAAAGTTATCTGGAAAAAACACACGCTTTTTATGAAAAGCATGGTGGTAAAACCATTATTCTGGCACGATTTGTTCCAATTGTCCGCACATTTGCGCCATTTGTTGCAGGAATGGGACACATGAGCTATCGTCATTTTGCTCATTACAATATTGTTGGAGGAATTATTTGGGTGACTCTGCTCACATACTTAGGTTACTTCCTAGGAACTCTTGAAATTGTTCAGAATAATATCAAGTTCCTGATTATACTGATAATATTTGTTTCGATTCTTCCGGCTATCATTGAGGTGGTTAGAAACAAACGCAAAAGCAAAACCGCTTAA
- a CDS encoding TolC family protein has product MKEKMKTIRLLTAALFLAAGFSTVYAQTQPTYLSLNEALEKALKQNKQIQITSQDEKIAHSEFGKSNAIFLPQVNVSYSAMVTNDPLNVFGFRLKQQSVTAEDFNPALLNSPGAFENFNTNIEVQMPLINLDLIYKRKAAAAQMESARYGTLRMKEYIVFEVKKAYLQLQLAYREKKVVEEALATSKEVFASVERFYAQGLIRKSDVLNAKVHVSGLETNLEKAGSGISNASDYLSLLMGRPVGTIYRLDESTSILTDKNNSVSPLRADFQALEKAAKSVGMMKKSYGFSLVPRLNAFGSYQWNDKKFASFGSDSYMLGVSLSWTIFNGNQSKYGTRSAKLQEMKLQEQLADQKMKAELEYTKTSRDLDDIAFELQKQNDMVEQAAEALRIVKDRFSQGLEKTTDVLVAQTQLSAQQLNYARDLYKQNLTAAYMEFITSNGTNNQ; this is encoded by the coding sequence ATGAAAGAAAAAATGAAAACAATCAGATTACTTACCGCTGCACTGTTTCTTGCGGCGGGCTTCTCAACTGTTTATGCGCAGACACAACCAACCTATCTGAGTCTGAATGAAGCTCTAGAAAAGGCTTTGAAGCAAAACAAACAAATTCAAATCACTTCGCAAGATGAGAAGATTGCACACTCCGAATTTGGAAAAAGTAATGCAATCTTTTTGCCTCAGGTAAATGTTTCGTATTCGGCGATGGTCACAAACGACCCGCTCAACGTGTTTGGATTCAGACTGAAGCAACAATCCGTTACGGCTGAGGACTTTAATCCGGCATTGCTTAATAGTCCCGGAGCATTTGAGAATTTCAATACGAATATTGAAGTGCAAATGCCTTTAATCAATCTTGATCTTATCTACAAACGAAAAGCTGCAGCTGCTCAGATGGAGTCGGCCCGATATGGCACACTGCGAATGAAAGAGTACATCGTTTTTGAAGTGAAGAAAGCTTATCTTCAACTGCAGCTTGCTTATCGCGAAAAAAAAGTGGTGGAAGAGGCATTGGCAACTTCAAAAGAGGTATTTGCTTCCGTAGAGCGTTTTTATGCACAAGGATTGATTCGTAAATCGGATGTACTTAATGCTAAAGTGCATGTAAGTGGTTTGGAAACAAACCTTGAAAAAGCCGGAAGCGGCATATCAAATGCTTCTGATTATCTAAGCCTACTAATGGGGCGTCCTGTCGGCACCATTTACCGGTTAGACGAATCAACTTCTATCCTTACAGATAAGAATAATTCTGTTTCCCCTCTTCGTGCAGACTTTCAGGCTCTGGAAAAGGCTGCAAAATCTGTCGGAATGATGAAGAAGTCTTACGGCTTTTCACTCGTCCCAAGGCTGAATGCTTTTGGAAGCTATCAGTGGAATGATAAGAAATTTGCCTCTTTTGGCTCTGATAGTTACATGCTTGGGGTGAGTTTGTCGTGGACAATCTTCAATGGCAATCAAAGCAAGTATGGCACCCGCTCGGCAAAGTTGCAGGAAATGAAACTGCAGGAACAACTGGCTGACCAGAAGATGAAAGCCGAACTGGAATATACTAAAACAAGCAGAGACCTGGATGATATAGCCTTTGAACTACAAAAGCAGAATGATATGGTTGAACAGGCTGCGGAAGCACTCCGGATTGTAAAGGACCGATTTAGTCAGGGACTGGAGAAGACCACCGATGTTCTTGTTGCGCAAACACAACTATCGGCTCAGCAGTTAAATTACGCCCGTGATCTTTACAAACAAAACCTCACGGCAGCTTATATGGAGTTTATTACTTCAAATGGAACGAATAATCAATAA
- a CDS encoding glycosyltransferase 87 family protein, with product MNRKKDSFLSNLLFKDYRFIFTLWIVTSVTCGILKYFGGTYNNYRILRNVFWHARHQLPLYDVYPKEYFGVSHYGVFFSALIAPFSVLPNIFGIVLWVTANAWLLYYAIRKLPVSRNKHLFIYLLCIFELYNSLASQQFYVGMAALIILSYHLIEQKKEFFAAFFIMLGTFTSGYGVIGLAFLPFSKNKKRLIFSCLFWGLLMFLLPMSYTSNEYVWTQYYSWLKELISENNLNMFARYHNISLLGMVRKISGSGTYSDLWLAIPGIILFILPFCRIKQYRSKSFRMMMLASSLLFIVLFSTFSESGSYIIAMIAVTLWYINTPSRSSSFNMTLLIFAFFLTGLSSSDMFPPEIRRSFIFPFALKSLPCIIIWFKICYELCFLNFCLKEGIPQKEESPQMISNHNNEIDIVLPCYNPTANWPELIHDKMNQMNLYFPDKLFHLIVVNDGSSLRMSENEIGRFKTLLPNAQLISYLENRGKGYALRKGMENSCSSMAIYTNWNFPYDLESMKSIIKKLEEGYDVVVGARNNDYYHHAGLDLFRWFVSIFSWLLNWIVLGIRINDTQGGLTGMSRKGKEILLRTKINQFLFDTEFIYLASKNPEIYLCETQANLHEGKKFVFNGIKVLSRKITNFVRIAHR from the coding sequence ATGAATAGAAAAAAGGACTCGTTTCTCAGCAATCTTTTATTCAAAGATTATCGGTTTATATTTACACTTTGGATAGTCACTTCAGTTACCTGCGGGATTCTAAAATATTTCGGAGGTACATACAATAACTACCGCATATTAAGAAATGTATTCTGGCACGCCCGCCATCAGCTTCCTCTTTACGATGTTTATCCTAAAGAGTATTTTGGAGTGAGCCACTATGGAGTATTCTTCAGTGCACTTATTGCCCCGTTCTCTGTTCTACCTAATATTTTCGGAATTGTTTTATGGGTAACTGCCAATGCGTGGTTATTATACTATGCCATACGAAAACTTCCCGTCAGCAGAAATAAGCATCTATTCATCTATCTCCTGTGTATTTTTGAGCTTTACAACTCTCTCGCTTCACAGCAATTTTACGTGGGAATGGCTGCCCTTATCATCCTTAGCTATCATCTTATTGAGCAAAAAAAAGAGTTCTTTGCTGCATTCTTCATAATGCTGGGAACATTTACTTCAGGTTACGGAGTAATAGGTCTTGCTTTTCTCCCCTTTTCCAAAAATAAGAAAAGACTTATTTTTTCATGTCTTTTTTGGGGATTACTCATGTTTTTACTTCCAATGTCGTACACCTCAAACGAATATGTGTGGACTCAATACTATTCTTGGTTAAAGGAGCTAATTTCAGAAAACAATCTGAATATGTTTGCCAGATACCACAACATCTCTCTACTGGGAATGGTCAGAAAAATAAGTGGAAGTGGTACCTATTCGGATTTATGGCTGGCCATTCCGGGTATTATACTCTTCATTCTACCCTTTTGCAGGATAAAACAGTATCGTTCTAAAAGCTTTCGCATGATGATGTTAGCCTCATCGCTGCTTTTCATAGTGCTGTTCAGCACTTTCAGCGAGTCGGGTTCCTACATTATCGCAATGATTGCTGTTACCTTGTGGTACATAAATACCCCTTCCAGAAGCAGTTCTTTCAATATGACACTTTTAATCTTTGCATTCTTTCTTACCGGATTATCAAGCAGCGACATGTTTCCTCCCGAAATACGTAGAAGCTTTATATTTCCATTTGCCTTGAAATCATTACCCTGCATAATTATTTGGTTCAAAATTTGTTATGAACTTTGTTTTCTGAACTTCTGCCTGAAAGAGGGAATACCTCAAAAAGAAGAGAGTCCGCAAATGATATCAAACCATAATAATGAGATTGATATAGTGTTGCCATGCTATAACCCTACGGCAAACTGGCCTGAACTGATTCACGATAAGATGAACCAAATGAATCTCTATTTCCCCGATAAACTTTTTCACCTGATTGTAGTAAATGATGGCTCTTCCTTACGGATGAGTGAGAACGAAATAGGACGTTTTAAAACTCTTCTTCCAAATGCTCAACTTATCAGTTATCTCGAAAACAGAGGTAAAGGATATGCGCTTAGAAAGGGAATGGAAAATTCTTGCTCGTCAATGGCCATATATACTAACTGGAATTTTCCTTATGATTTGGAAAGCATGAAATCCATCATCAAGAAATTGGAGGAAGGATACGATGTCGTTGTTGGAGCACGTAATAATGATTATTACCACCATGCCGGACTTGACCTTTTTCGTTGGTTCGTTTCTATATTCTCATGGCTTCTCAATTGGATTGTACTTGGAATCAGGATAAACGACACCCAGGGAGGACTTACCGGAATGAGCCGCAAGGGCAAAGAGATTCTTTTAAGAACTAAAATAAATCAATTCCTGTTCGATACGGAGTTTATATACCTTGCATCGAAGAACCCGGAAATATATCTTTGCGAAACGCAGGCAAATCTGCACGAAGGGAAAAAGTTCGTCTTTAACGGCATTAAAGTTCTGAGTAGGAAAATAACTAATTTTGTTCGGATTGCTCATAGGTAA